The Acidobacteriota bacterium nucleotide sequence ACGCGACGGTTTGTGGGTGTGGATGAAAATCAACTCCGAGGTAATATTCACTCACGGTTTCTCCTTCAAAGAACGACTCTGACTGGTCAAACTCATTGTAGTTCGACGCGGGAGAAACCGTCTTTATGACATCAGACGGAAGAGATATTGATTAGCCAATTCCGTGTGTTCCGTTATTTCCGGCTGTTCCGTAATCTCAAAAAAGCCGTCAAAAGCTCGGCTGACGACTGGTTGCAGGCTGCTTAACGCGGCCTGCCGCCGCGCCGCGCGCCTTGCCACAGATTCGGCATACCCTTGCGGTTCTGAAAAGCCTCGCGCAGATGTTCGTTGTAGGTCTGCTGCAACGTTGGCAATTCCGCTTCATTCGCGGCGACGACCAGCAAGCTCATGCTGCCCATCTCGTCCAGGGAGCCTTCGCCCCAGGTCACACGCTTCGGCGGATTGCTGGGATTGCGCGGATTGGCGGCGCTGTTGTCATAAGTCACGCGCACATCCAGCCGCGTGCCTTTGGGCAACGCCACGTAGTCTTTGAACTGATATTGATCCTGCCAGGCAAAATCCCAATCGTTGATGCGCAGCATGGTCTTGACCTGCCCGTTCGGCAAGGTCGCGGTCAGTTTCATTTGCTTGCCCAGGTAATGCGCGTGCGCCCCGACGCCAAAGGCTTTCACGTCCACCGGCAAGACGAAAGAATCATCAATCGCGTATTCCTGCGCGCCCGCCGGGATGTCCAGACCTTTGAAGACACCAAAGAGCGGCGGCAGTTGAATGCCCGTGAACGCCTTGGTCGGCGCTTTGTCAGCGAAATAAAGCCCAATCGTCGAAAGCTCTTTTTCGGGTTTGCCCGACGGATGAAAGTGCGTTGAGAGAATCAGGTCAGCGCCTTTCGGCACGAAAAACGCCAAGCCATCCGGTAACACGCGGGCTTGCGCGCCGACGGCCCAACCGCCCAAGCTGCCCGTCGCCGCCCCGCGCGGTTGTGCGCCGCCGCCGCGATTCCCGCCCAACAAGCTTTGCAACGTTCCACGTCCCAAGCCGCCCATCTGCCCGGCATAACCCGGCAGCGGATCGGCTTCATCCTGCTTACGCGCTTCGCCGGTGGCGTCATAAAAGAACAGGCTGTGATGCAAGACCGCCCGCGTGCCCGGACGGAAATCAATGGCCTTGACCCAGCGGTCTTCGGTCAGATTGAGCGGGATGGCGAAGTTGCGATAAATGTCCGGACCATCGGCGGGCACGCTATACGCTTCGCTCATCTTGACGACCAGATCGGGCGTGCCCAATTGCCAGCCGTCCGTGAATTTCGGCAGCGGCGGCAGCTTTTTCGGATCGCCTTCGGGCATACCGGCATTCACCCATTGTTCAAGCGTGGCGATCTGCGCGTCGGTCAAACGGCGTTCGTTTTTGAAGGCGACATCGCCCGGCTCGGCCTTCCACGGCGGCATCGTGCGCGCGTGCGTCACTGCGGCCAGCAACTTGCCGCGCTTTTTGGCGTCGGCGTAATTCAGCAAGGTGAAGGGCGCGGCCTCGCCCGGACGATGGCAGGTCGTGCAGTTGTTGAACAGAATCGGCGCGACGTTTTCGCTAAAGGTGACGGCGCTGCCTTGCACCGCATTTGGCTGGCCCGATAGCAGCAACCCCGCCACGCCGGACAGTAACAACAGACAGAAAAGACGTTTGTTCATAAGCTTCGCTCCCAAGTAGAAATTAAAGCGGTTTGCAATTGCGTTTACGGGAGCGCGTTGTGCCGGGACAGTACCGCGCGCGTCAGCAAGCGGTGCCTGGGCGACTCAGCCAATGGCGTAAGCTTGACGCGCCGCTTGCTCACGCGCGCGGTACTGCCCCGCTGCGCGACTTTTCCCATACACCGATGTGAAAACCGATCTAGTTTTGCGCCGCGATGTAACAACCAAGCGCCTGTGTGCGCGCCACCAGCACCGGCTCGTGTTTTAACAACGCATCGAGCGCCGCGCGCAAATCGTGTTCGGTGACTTGCCGCCGCGCCTTGCCCAACGCCGCGTAAAGATTATCAATGCGTCCGCGATAGACGATGGCTCCGGCCTGGCCGATGACGGCGACTTCGGGCGTCACGGTTGCGCCGGTCGCCTTGACCAACGTGTGTGCGGCGTCGTGAATCGCCACGAAATCAGTCAGCTTGTAGGTTTGCCGATGTGTTTCCAATTCCGCCCGCGTCGCCGCCGCATCGGCGTAGACCAGATAGAAACGAATCCCGCGCGGTTGATAGGTTTGCGCCAGTCGCTGCAATTCCGGCGCGTAGCGATTCGAAATGGGGCAATCCGGCGCTACAAAAACGAGTACGGTGGCTGGCGCGTCAGCCAATTCGAAAGGCGTTTGCGCACGCCCTTGCAGGTCGTTGATGACCAGCGCGGGTTGCGGCACACGTTCGGCTTGGCTGGCAACTGCGACGAATCCGCAGCAAGCCGCAACCACCCAAATGAAAATCCCGAATTTTGCTCTTCGCTTTGCCATTCGATCTCTTCAACACTTCGCTTGCATTACATCAGACGCTGGCGGCCCTAGCAAAGACGGTCAAACTTTGTCAGGCGCGCGCAAAGTTTTGTCAACGACTTGGCTTTGCAGAAATCGCGAAGTCCGCTCTACACTAACCGCCCCAAACCCTGTGGCGGAGAGAACACCAATGAAAACGTTTGCCTTGCTAATGACGCTATCCCTGACCTTTGCGGTGAGGATGCCCGCGAACGCCCAAACACCGGTCAGCCTGCTGCCCGACAATCTCTACAATGCGAGCGGCGAACTCGCGCCGCGCGCTATTGCCGCCCCCATCAGCGTCAACGGCCAGG carries:
- a CDS encoding redoxin family protein, with product MAKRRAKFGIFIWVVAACCGFVAVASQAERVPQPALVINDLQGRAQTPFELADAPATVLVFVAPDCPISNRYAPELQRLAQTYQPRGIRFYLVYADAAATRAELETHRQTYKLTDFVAIHDAAHTLVKATGATVTPEVAVIGQAGAIVYRGRIDNLYAALGKARRQVTEHDLRAALDALLKHEPVLVARTQALGCYIAAQN